The Labrus mixtus chromosome 14, fLabMix1.1, whole genome shotgun sequence nucleotide sequence TAAGTACAATTACTCAAGAACTGGGTCTGGTATTTATACTTCAGGGTACTTgagttttgactttttatttttcctgcacAACCACAATGATTTGATAACTACGATCCCTAGTTACTTCCCAGGTACAATAAGAGAATGTAAATAtaaccacaaaacacacatttactttcagagtttaaataaactttaggttttttttttaaacttagtgtgaaaaaagttaaaaatatataatgggAAAGATTGtagtttttgcattttgttttgctttgttttcattctctgtGGATTTTGTTTTGGGATTGTTCTCACCAAGGTGGGTATTCTGTTCCAAGGTCATGATTTGAGTTGTACACaaacaagagcaaaaaaaaaaaaggaatgccaTCATCAAACCAATAAGGGTGTCAACATTTCTAAAAGCAACATTTGTTCTGTTTCCATTTGCTTTTTATAGATAATTCAAATATTTCCCCTCTGTTATCTTCTAACTCCTTCCATTATCAAACATGTATAGATTACAATGATTATTAATAGAATGCGGGTTTGAGGAACCAGACTTACCGAAGCATGAGGGCGAGCTGTGAAGGACAAATTGGAAGCTACCGTGTCCACAAACAAGAAACACGGATCGATAGAATCATACTTAATTTATTTGGACAAAGTAACATGTTGGAATAAACACAGGCATCTGCTGTCGGAACATGCAGATAATTGTCATTCATCTGTACAACCAGAAAGTTTATTAGGAGGTGAGAGATTGGTTTGTCATGGCGCCTCTTTACTCCTCAGACTCGGGCTCTCTCCACTCTTTGGGCATCACCTTCCCAATAGGCGACAGATTCCAGGTGATGCCAGTCTGAGTCAGCACCTGCACAGAGACGGGACAATCGTTTTTAAAGGGCAATGACACCATCTGCATCTACAAGACCAATTTCACATCAAAATAAAGTCAAGAACTCAATGGAATTGATCTTTATTAAAGTTTACAACTGAAatgcatattaaaaaaatatatatatcaagaTTTAAACATCTGCAAATACCAAACAGATACATTAATAAGATATTCTAAGATTTGTTATAAACTTTTCCTAGTTTATTTTTCCCTCCTCAGTGACTAAGATGTGTTCAGGAAAAGTATCCCAGCAAACATGGATCTTGTAAGAAGGGTCTTTTAAAGTCTGAACAGTGCCAGATTTAGCTGAAGACACTACACTGGTACATATGGCCTTTGTATTTGATGATATCTGACACAGCagtgtacatttatttaaatatgtttgttttctgaaataaCTCAACCATTTAAATTCTTTATTTAGGAGTGGGGTCActgcaagttttttttgtttgatgaagATTCTCATATCTTGAGCTCAGTTGAAATTGTCAGCTCTATGTTTCttaagtttgtgttgtttaaagtACCCTTTCGTTGATCTGCTAACAATAAGGAGGAGAATTATAAAATACTGATAATTTGAAGTTTCCTGTTGTTAGCCTTGTGTGTATAATGTGGAAGTATATGTGTATTGTTCATTTCTTCAAAATTTACAGACATCACAACATTTATTGTGACATTTATATGCACCACATTGTGAGAAAACTGTCTTTTCAGATCTTACATAAAAATTAATATGATGTGGCAACAAAGGGAAACACTGCTTACGTATGACCACACAGCTGTGCAGAAGACCGCTCCACCGACAATCAACCCATTGCCGTATTTGACGTGGAAGTTTGAGGCCTCAGAGGATCCATGCCTCACCTGCCTTGCGGCCTGACCTGGACAACAATCAAACACAGTATTTATGGTTATGACCATCAAAAAGTACTGCACTATGACTAACTTATGTTATTATTGTGCCCTATACTGGGTTTTGACGTTTTGATGACTAACAcaagtgtgaatgtgaatatTCCCAGAGAGATAAAACAATTCAAGGTACAGCTATAATAGTGCTGATCATGTCACAAAACTGGATCAAGATTATCTGTCCTTCTCATTATTTGGAAATCTGAATTTGCCTCTTCTATAGAGaaaataatatacagattaCAAGACAATACAAATATCACCTTTCTTAGAAATCACTTGTCTTTATGATCTGTGCATGTGACATGGTTTGATTTGATCTCatcataagataagataatcctttatttatcccacaatggggaaatttacattgttacagcagcaaagagcaaagattgcaaacagaaagtgaacacagtacaatttaaacaaaaaataaagaatgtaCAAAAGAATATATAGATactaaaaatagataaaaaaaaaaagaaaaatagatcagcagagctgcagtttagacaaaaatgtagtcagaatattccgtgtaacacagacatgcacacaaagtatAACATGTTATTGTATCATTATACATTATGTCCTTATAGTGCTATGATGAACTTAAGAAACTTAAACTAGCATGTGCATACAGTTGCACATTGGCCTTGTATGACTTCCTTAACACTGAGAAATATATTGTAAACTCATAAAAGACATTTATAGGCTGGACCAACATTATAAAGTACTTTTTTAAACGTGTATTAGATCAAAGCTGTTATCATATTTTGTTCAGATATCAATGGATGTCTGCATAAATCGCTGAGGTTATTTGTCTATTCAGAGTAGTTAAATGCTAAACTTTTAATGGTGATACTTAAGTAGCATCTGAAAACATTACTGAGTCCATGTTCAATTATATGTTATTAAGTTTAATATCATCCTTccattcaccatgcaccttaacagcctctgctttatctggtctcatgcactacatcactttattctatcctttttatatcagtattcatacagttctggttactttattcctgatgtttcttatccatcattgcactacggtcactttatttatctaatatTTACCTTTgcagttatattgtttatattagttatgttgttccattattcaccatattaacttatcatttagtatttagcctacttgcacatagctctgtatatatatatttatttctcgtttactgcacatagttctgtttacatctgttagtccgatcactgtccacttatatctactcttttatattttgtatttttaagttaagtttaagctttaagttgtatttacaTTGACACTTTATagttgttgttaatttactgctctgtgtgcctttgaattgaaacaaataaagttatttgaatttgaattaaatGAACCATGTCCTCTTTTGACCGTCCTCTATTTATCACATGGTACAATGTCATGGACATCAACTGAAGAGTTCAGGTCATCCTATTTCTTTCAGtatctgatgttttctttacttCTCAATAAGAAAATgagaattaaaaacaagttatcccattaaaataatgtgttttacaTGTCAGACAGTTtgacaatataaaaaacaaacaagcaatttAAACAGGCTGATTCGAGAGACAGATTGTGCAATTAAAACTCAATCTGCTTCAGCTTGCATGTGATAATTAAACTCAAATTAAACAGGAATAACAGTAATTGAAGACGTAACACGACTCTTGCAGgagttgctaatgttagcatgttagctgctGATGCTAACAGGCTAAACGCGGTCACACACTAAAAGCTCGtctgtaaaaacatgaaacagactcCAATTAAACTTATACCTAcagcaaatacataaacaacacatGTTCTTATAAAGGGAGTGTTTCCTTGCCTGAGAGGTTCACTGCAGCTTTAGCAAACCGGTACATGTTGCTTAGCCTGGGTCGCTTCAGTTACCCTTGAAGATGTGAGTAAAACGTTAATATGGCCGCCGCACGTAGTCACAGCGGAAGTAACCGAAGAGTCGCGCATGCGTAGTGTCAACATGAAGGGAGCAAGTTTCAGTATGTAGTGAA carries:
- the LOC132988857 gene encoding cytochrome c oxidase subunit 7B, mitochondrial, which codes for MVITINTVFDCCPGQAARQVRHGSSEASNFHVKYGNGLIVGGAVFCTAVWSYVLTQTGITWNLSPIGKVMPKEWREPESEE